One Epidermidibacterium keratini DNA segment encodes these proteins:
- a CDS encoding SIR2 family NAD-dependent protein deacylase has product MAMTNDELVERLRTARRIVGFSGAGISTESGIPDFRSPGGVWTKYDPREFTFDRYVASADVRAKSWAMREAIFGQNVAPNAAHRAFAALEGDGRGAGVITQNIDGLHQDAGSRNVIEIHGTMRDVECIGHEPAFGTPDGCGFRKETEWAFDLIDNGDADPRCPTCGGIIKSATISFGQMMPTDAVDAAVELVESADLVIAVGSSLQVFPAADIPLMGKQAGAELVIVNDEPTPLDRAADQVVRGRAAEVLGPAVERALAS; this is encoded by the coding sequence ATGGCAATGACGAATGATGAGTTGGTCGAGCGGCTGCGCACTGCCCGGCGCATCGTCGGCTTCTCCGGTGCAGGTATCTCGACCGAGAGCGGGATCCCGGACTTCCGCTCCCCCGGCGGGGTCTGGACGAAATATGACCCGCGCGAGTTCACCTTCGACCGCTACGTGGCATCGGCCGACGTACGCGCGAAGTCATGGGCGATGCGCGAGGCGATCTTCGGGCAGAACGTCGCCCCGAACGCCGCCCACCGCGCGTTTGCCGCATTGGAGGGCGACGGTCGCGGCGCGGGGGTGATCACCCAGAACATCGACGGGCTCCACCAGGACGCCGGGTCGCGCAACGTGATCGAGATCCACGGCACCATGCGCGATGTCGAGTGCATCGGCCACGAGCCCGCGTTCGGCACGCCCGATGGCTGCGGTTTTCGCAAGGAGACCGAGTGGGCGTTCGATCTCATCGACAACGGTGATGCCGATCCGCGCTGCCCGACCTGCGGCGGGATCATCAAGTCCGCGACGATCTCGTTTGGCCAGATGATGCCCACTGACGCCGTCGATGCTGCGGTCGAGCTGGTCGAGTCGGCAGACCTCGTGATCGCAGTCGGCTCGTCGCTGCAGGTCTTTCCCGCCGCGGACATCCCATTGATGGGCAAGCAGGCCGGCGCCGAGCTGGTGATCGTCAATGACGAGCCGACGCCGCTCGACCGTGCAGCCGACCAGGTGGTGCGCGGCCGCGCCGCCGAGGTGCTCGGCCCGGCCGTGGAGCGCGCCCTCGCCTCCTGA
- a CDS encoding molybdopterin oxidoreductase family protein, with amino-acid sequence MRLESRPEGSVTVSGRDFPTNKGGLCQKGWTSAALLDAPDRLRMPLVRDTKGGPLREASWEEAYARIVRGVRAAREVGGDDAVAVFGGGGLTNEKAYLLGKFARVVLRTRYVDYNGRFCMSSAAAAANRTFGLDRGMPFPIEDLASAGAILLAGSNVAETMPPFVQHLARARERGGLIVIDPRRSATASLTDDGNGVHLQPLPGADIAVLLGILHVIIASGDLDQTFLQQRTTGWEEVAARASTWWPERVERESGVPASQIRRAAQLLAGSVDEGGSFVLTGRGAEQHARGTDTVQAAINLALFLGLPRRARGGFATLTGQGNGQGGREHGQKSDQLPGYRMITDVAAREHIAGIWGISPQELPGPGVPAVELLHRLGTPDGPRMLFVHGSNLAVSAPNAERARERLTALDTLVVCDIVPSETTEYADVVLPTTQWAEEEGTMTNLEGRLLRRRRAQPPPNGVRDELQIWHDLALLLGSNASFSTAASEVFDELAAASAGGRSDYSGTSHLALDAAAVGPQWPVGTDSSSTPRPFIDRFSTPDGRAVLHDVVPGRPSDDLGDHFELYLVTGRLLAHYQSGAQTRRVAELVGATPGAFVALHPLTAQRLGVDEGELVEVTSRRGSAVGIARITRDLRPDVVFMPFHFAKLQAANNVTSDVTDPVSGMPEFKVSAVQVRAVDGAWYKTVAERAGVHG; translated from the coding sequence ATGCGTCTGGAGTCGAGGCCGGAGGGCTCGGTAACCGTCAGCGGACGCGACTTTCCCACCAATAAAGGAGGGTTGTGCCAGAAAGGCTGGACGTCGGCGGCCCTGCTCGACGCGCCCGACCGGCTGCGGATGCCGCTGGTGCGCGATACGAAAGGCGGTCCGCTCCGCGAGGCGAGCTGGGAAGAGGCCTACGCGCGCATCGTGCGCGGTGTGCGCGCCGCCCGCGAGGTTGGCGGTGACGATGCGGTCGCCGTCTTCGGAGGCGGCGGGCTGACCAACGAGAAGGCATACCTGCTTGGGAAGTTTGCTCGGGTCGTGTTGCGCACCCGGTACGTCGACTACAACGGCAGATTCTGCATGTCCTCGGCTGCCGCAGCCGCGAACCGGACGTTTGGCCTGGATCGGGGCATGCCGTTTCCGATTGAGGATCTTGCCTCGGCCGGCGCGATCCTGCTGGCGGGGAGCAACGTCGCCGAGACGATGCCGCCGTTCGTGCAGCACCTCGCCCGCGCGCGGGAGCGTGGCGGGCTCATCGTGATCGACCCACGCCGCTCGGCCACCGCGTCGCTGACGGACGACGGTAACGGTGTGCACTTACAGCCGTTGCCGGGAGCCGATATCGCCGTACTGCTGGGAATCTTGCACGTCATTATCGCCAGTGGCGACCTGGACCAGACCTTCTTGCAGCAGCGCACGACCGGCTGGGAGGAGGTCGCGGCACGCGCCAGCACCTGGTGGCCCGAACGGGTCGAAAGAGAGTCCGGCGTACCCGCGAGCCAGATCAGGCGCGCCGCGCAGCTGCTCGCCGGATCCGTCGACGAGGGAGGCTCATTCGTGCTGACCGGGCGCGGCGCCGAGCAGCACGCGCGCGGCACCGACACCGTGCAGGCCGCTATCAACCTGGCGCTCTTCCTTGGCCTACCGAGGCGGGCACGAGGCGGCTTCGCGACGCTCACCGGTCAGGGCAACGGACAGGGCGGTCGCGAGCACGGTCAAAAGTCCGACCAGCTGCCCGGCTACCGGATGATCACCGACGTTGCCGCACGCGAGCACATCGCTGGTATCTGGGGGATCTCGCCGCAGGAACTGCCCGGGCCTGGGGTGCCGGCAGTCGAGCTGCTGCATCGGCTGGGTACGCCGGACGGTCCACGGATGCTGTTTGTCCACGGGTCAAACCTCGCCGTGAGCGCACCCAACGCCGAGCGGGCCCGCGAGCGTCTCACTGCACTGGACACCCTCGTCGTCTGCGACATCGTCCCTTCGGAGACCACGGAGTACGCCGATGTCGTGCTCCCGACGACTCAGTGGGCCGAGGAAGAGGGCACGATGACCAACCTCGAAGGACGGCTGCTCCGCCGCCGACGCGCCCAGCCGCCGCCGAACGGCGTCCGCGACGAACTGCAGATCTGGCACGACTTGGCGCTGCTGCTCGGGTCGAATGCTTCGTTTTCCACTGCCGCATCGGAAGTCTTCGACGAGCTGGCTGCTGCGTCTGCCGGTGGTCGGTCGGACTACTCGGGCACGAGCCACCTCGCGCTCGATGCCGCGGCGGTAGGACCGCAGTGGCCGGTCGGCACCGACTCGTCCAGTACGCCGCGGCCGTTTATCGACCGGTTCTCCACTCCTGACGGGCGTGCGGTGCTGCACGATGTGGTTCCGGGGCGTCCGAGCGATGACCTTGGCGATCACTTCGAGCTGTATCTGGTGACCGGCCGCCTGCTGGCCCACTATCAGTCCGGAGCCCAGACTCGTCGGGTGGCCGAGCTGGTCGGCGCGACGCCCGGCGCATTCGTCGCGCTTCATCCGCTGACCGCGCAGCGCCTTGGCGTCGATGAGGGGGAGCTGGTCGAAGTCACGTCGCGCCGCGGCAGCGCGGTTGGAATCGCCCGCATCACTCGCGACCTGCGGCCGGACGTTGTCTTCATGCCGTTTCACTTCGCAAAGCTTCAGGCGGCCAACAATGTCACCAGCGACGTCACCGACCCGGTCAGCGGGATGCCGGAGTTCAAGGTGAGTGCGGTGCAGGTACGCGCAGTCGACGGCGCTTGGTACAAGACGGTCGCCGAGCGTGCGGGGGTGCACGGATGA
- a CDS encoding MFS transporter: MTVSPETARTDTVPTDTTRTDTIERLPLYRDIPGLAMTRGRWLHGWDPENEQQWRGGGRGIARTNLIVSIFAEFLGFAVWALWSIVVPQLNAAGFALSVDQMFWLVSLPALVGAALRIPYTFAVPKFGGRNWTIVSALLLLIPVGGLAWAVQNPQLPFGVLLAIAALAGFGGGNFASSMANISFFYPEAEKGKALGLNAAGGNVGTAAVQFFVPLVIVAGAGLALERAGLVFVPLAIVAAILAWRLMHNLTDAKTDPRTFAAAARERHTWIVSFIYIGTFGSFIGYSAAFPTVLADQFPQVGLSIAFLGALVGSVTRPAGGMLADRYGGALVTVVSFIAMMLGAGGAIVGLQQGSFAMFFGSFLWLFVFTGVGNGSIYRMIPAIFSAQASDESLAAKLAAKRLAAGCIGIAGAVGAFGGFLIPRGFALSKQLSGGLVPALAVFIAAYAVMAVLTWAVYRRRGSALGAAVI, translated from the coding sequence ATGACCGTCTCGCCCGAGACCGCGCGCACCGACACCGTGCCTACCGACACCACGCGCACCGACACCATCGAACGGCTGCCGCTCTACCGCGACATCCCTGGGCTGGCGATGACCCGGGGACGCTGGCTGCATGGGTGGGACCCGGAAAACGAGCAGCAGTGGCGTGGTGGCGGCCGCGGGATTGCCCGCACCAACCTGATCGTCTCGATCTTCGCCGAGTTCCTCGGCTTCGCGGTGTGGGCGCTATGGAGCATCGTCGTACCGCAGCTGAATGCCGCGGGGTTTGCGCTGAGCGTCGACCAGATGTTCTGGCTGGTGTCGCTTCCGGCGCTGGTGGGCGCCGCTTTGCGGATCCCTTATACGTTTGCGGTTCCCAAGTTTGGCGGGCGCAACTGGACCATCGTGTCGGCGCTGCTGCTGCTCATCCCAGTCGGCGGGCTGGCGTGGGCGGTGCAGAACCCGCAGCTGCCGTTCGGCGTACTGCTGGCGATCGCCGCGCTCGCCGGATTTGGCGGCGGCAACTTCGCGTCGTCGATGGCCAACATCTCGTTCTTCTATCCCGAAGCTGAGAAGGGCAAGGCGCTCGGCCTCAACGCTGCCGGCGGCAACGTCGGCACGGCCGCAGTGCAGTTCTTCGTTCCGCTGGTCATCGTCGCCGGTGCTGGACTGGCGCTCGAACGAGCGGGCCTGGTGTTCGTGCCGTTGGCGATCGTCGCGGCCATCCTCGCGTGGCGCTTGATGCACAACCTGACCGACGCCAAGACCGACCCCCGCACCTTCGCCGCCGCCGCACGCGAGCGGCACACCTGGATCGTTTCCTTCATCTATATCGGGACTTTCGGCTCATTCATTGGCTACTCGGCGGCGTTTCCCACTGTGCTTGCTGATCAGTTCCCGCAGGTCGGGCTGTCGATCGCGTTCCTCGGCGCGCTCGTTGGCTCCGTGACCCGCCCGGCCGGCGGGATGCTCGCCGACCGGTACGGCGGCGCGCTCGTCACCGTCGTGTCGTTCATCGCGATGATGCTCGGCGCTGGTGGCGCGATCGTCGGACTGCAGCAGGGTTCGTTCGCGATGTTCTTCGGTTCCTTCCTGTGGCTGTTTGTCTTCACCGGCGTCGGCAACGGCTCGATCTACCGCATGATCCCGGCGATCTTCTCCGCGCAGGCGAGCGATGAGTCTCTGGCTGCAAAGCTGGCGGCCAAGCGGCTTGCCGCAGGATGCATCGGTATTGCCGGCGCCGTCGGGGCGTTCGGTGGCTTCCTGATCCCCCGTGGCTTCGCCCTCTCCAAGCAGCTGTCGGGTGGGCTCGTGCCCGCGCTCGCTGTCTTCATCGCGGCCTACGCCGTCATGGCCGTCCTCACCTGGGCCGTCTACCGCCGGCGTGGGTCGGCGCTCGGTGCGGCGGTGATTTAG
- a CDS encoding FAD-dependent oxidoreductase, translated as MSDRVVIIGNGMVGSRFLEELDASGADLQVTVLGDEPHAAYNRLLLSDVIAGRGDLGRLALPAPPSTAQVHLGTAAVAIDRARRLVTDAHGTNHPYDMVVLATGASARIPDIPGMNRGRDRARGVRTVRTIDDARGIIAAASTTQHAVVLGGGLLGVEVACGLHARGCAVTIVQAAPRLMAAQLDNAGAEALAGSLVGRGIDVRTSAGVASVVTDADHHMSAVVTGDGSTLEADMLILTAGITPNVQIAAEAGLAVDIGVLTDSEQRSVGDERFFAIGDCAQPPEGHRGLIAPGWEHARRAAQAISNGSSPAARSDGPGSVVRLKAAGLDAVMLGAATDLEPAGRRRVLRLHDPDAGRSVAVAIRDSHIEAAVCVGAPEVGAQLTTAFERGLAVPGDPAYLLLDPLHAPTTTDADSPTRIPDTATLCRCNGVTKKQVIAAFRSGARTLPAVSAQTRAGTGCGGCAGTVIGVLEWLVDAEPQATASAISEPASRREKDVARR; from the coding sequence ATGAGCGATCGTGTAGTGATCATCGGCAACGGGATGGTCGGCTCTCGCTTCCTGGAAGAGCTCGATGCTTCGGGAGCTGACCTCCAGGTCACCGTGCTCGGCGACGAACCGCACGCGGCATACAACCGCCTGCTGCTCAGCGATGTCATCGCCGGTCGCGGTGATCTAGGTCGGCTCGCGCTACCGGCACCGCCGTCGACTGCTCAGGTGCACCTGGGGACCGCCGCGGTCGCGATCGATAGAGCACGGCGGCTGGTGACCGATGCGCACGGAACCAACCACCCCTACGACATGGTCGTGCTTGCGACCGGCGCCAGTGCGCGCATCCCAGATATACCGGGCATGAACCGCGGACGAGACAGGGCGCGCGGAGTGCGAACGGTGCGGACGATCGATGACGCGCGGGGCATCATCGCGGCGGCTAGTACGACGCAGCATGCCGTCGTACTCGGTGGTGGTCTCCTCGGGGTCGAGGTCGCCTGCGGACTACACGCCCGAGGCTGTGCGGTCACTATCGTGCAGGCCGCGCCCCGACTCATGGCGGCCCAGCTGGACAACGCCGGGGCAGAGGCGCTCGCCGGATCGCTCGTCGGTCGCGGGATCGACGTGCGGACCTCGGCCGGCGTGGCCTCGGTGGTGACCGACGCCGACCACCACATGAGCGCTGTCGTCACGGGTGACGGCTCGACTCTCGAAGCCGACATGCTCATCCTGACCGCCGGCATCACCCCTAACGTGCAGATCGCCGCCGAGGCGGGACTTGCGGTGGATATCGGCGTACTCACCGACTCCGAACAACGGTCCGTGGGCGACGAGCGGTTCTTTGCGATCGGTGACTGTGCTCAACCACCCGAGGGGCACCGCGGGTTGATAGCCCCGGGCTGGGAACACGCGCGCCGTGCCGCGCAGGCGATCAGCAACGGGTCGAGTCCCGCGGCGCGCAGTGACGGACCCGGCAGCGTTGTGCGCCTGAAGGCAGCCGGTCTGGACGCCGTGATGCTCGGCGCCGCAACAGATCTTGAGCCCGCCGGTCGCCGGCGCGTGCTCCGGTTGCACGACCCCGACGCCGGACGCAGCGTGGCCGTGGCGATCCGTGACAGTCACATCGAGGCTGCGGTCTGCGTCGGCGCACCTGAGGTGGGCGCTCAGCTGACAACCGCTTTCGAGCGAGGTCTCGCGGTGCCGGGTGATCCCGCGTATCTGCTGCTCGACCCGCTGCATGCACCGACGACTACCGATGCGGACAGCCCGACGAGGATCCCGGACACGGCAACGCTGTGCCGCTGCAATGGCGTGACCAAGAAGCAGGTGATCGCCGCGTTCCGTAGCGGTGCCCGCACCTTGCCGGCAGTCAGCGCCCAGACCCGTGCCGGCACCGGATGCGGTGGGTGCGCCGGCACCGTGATCGGGGTGCTCGAGTGGCTGGTTGACGCCGAGCCACAGGCGACGGCGAGCGCGATATCGGAACCGGCGAGCCGTCGTGAGAAGGATGTTGCACGCCGTTAA